Proteins encoded together in one Festucalex cinctus isolate MCC-2025b chromosome 8, RoL_Fcin_1.0, whole genome shotgun sequence window:
- the gpr61l gene encoding putative G-protein coupled receptor, which produces MAEKFYPMISSVSDQPQPNLTTVPWTPHPTVPSDVGVVTSSQSQLKDLFGLFCMVTLNLIALLANIGVMVAIARAPHLKRFALVCHLCAVDLLCAVLLMPLGIISSSAFFGTVVFTVLECQVYLFLNVFLICLSIFTITAISVERYFYIVHPMLYEVKMTINLAVGVMLLIWVKSVLLALFTLFGWPAYGNQSSIAAAHCSLHASHSRLRGVFAVLYSVLCFLVPSVVIFAVYCAVYKVARLAALQQVPAVSTWANENPDKNRSDSISSQTTMIHTNRSLPQRLSPERAFSGGKAALTLVFIVGQFLICWLPYFIFHLQMSLTGSMHSPGDLEEAVNWLAFSSFAVNPFFYGLLNRQIREELVKFRRCCLTQPVDFGVSSHEGSLQENFLQFVQRTTSTSETRSGCVNTSPRNTLDHRVKIPGQIPEDHT; this is translated from the coding sequence ATGGCCGAAAAGTTTTATCCCATGATTTCGTCGGTGTCAGATCAACCGCAGCCGAACCTTACAACCGTCCCATGGACGCCACATCCGACAGTTCCTTCAGATGTGGGCGTGGTCACAAGCTCCCAGTCGCAGCTCAAAGACCTTTTCGGCTTGTTCTGCATGGTGACGCTGAACCTTATCGCTTTGTTGGCCAACATTGGCGTGATGGTAGCGATCGCTCGAGCCCCACACCTGAAGAGGTTCGCATTGGTTTGCCACCTTTGCGCCGTGGACCTGCTGTGCGCCGTCCTCCTCATGCCGCTGGGGATCATATCCAGCTCGGCCTTTTTCGGCACCGTGGTGTTCACGGTTCTCGAGTGTCAGGTGTACCTCTTCCTCAACGTGTTTCTCATCTGTTTATCCATTTTCACCATCACGGCCATCAGCGTGGAGCGCTACTTCTACATCGTGCACCCCATGCTCTACGAAGTCAAGATGACCATCAATTTAGCCGTCGGCGTCATGCTTCTTATCTGGGTCAAATCGGTTCTCTTGGCTTTGTTTACGCTCTTTGGGTGGCCAGCATATGGAAACCAAAGCTCGATCGCCGCAGCTCATTGCTCTCTCCATGCCAGCCACAGTCGCCTAAGAGGGGTTTTTGCCGTGCTCTACAGTGTTCTCTGTTTCCTGGTTCCTTCGGTGGTCATCTTTGCCGTTTACTGCGCCGTGTACAAGGTCGCCCGTTTGGCCGCCTTGCAACAAGTCCCCGCCGTCTCGACGTGGGCCAACGAGAACCCGGATAAAAATCGGTCCGACTCTATCAGCAGCCAGACCACCATGATCCACACCAACCGCTCTCTGCCCCAGAGACTTTCCCCGGAGAGGGCGTTCAGCGGGGGAAAGGCAGCCCTCACTTTGGTATTCATTGTGGGTCAGTTCTTGATTTGCTGGCTGCCTTACTTCATCTTCCACCTGCAAATGTCTCTGACAGGCTCCATGCACAGCCCGGGAGACTTGGAAGAGGCGGTCAACTGGCTCGCCTTCTCCTCATTCGCCGTGAACCCGTTCTTCTACGGTCTGCTCAACCGGCAGATCAGAGAGGAGCTGGTCAAGTTTCGCCGCTGCTGCCTAACGCAGCCTGTGGATTTTGGCGTTTCCAGCCACGAGGGCTCGCTGCAGGAGAACTTCCTCCAGTTCGTCCAGAGGACCACCAGCACATCTGAAACCCGCTCCGGCTGTGTCAACACCAGTCCTAGAAACACTTTGGACCATAGGGTTAAGATCCCTGGACAAATACCGGAAGATCATACTTAG
- the parp3 gene encoding protein mono-ADP-ribosyltransferase PARP3 produces the protein MPPKRRAAAAVTRAASKKMKKEPEAPKPKDAFTSAKEALLAAGPQIKGKKKVDEHCSLSNSGEVHEDYDCMLNQTNIGFNNNKFYVIQIIKAANKYYSWNRWGRVGEVGQSKLNSFSNVESAVKDFEKKFKDKTKNNWSDRMNFVSHSGKYTLIEVDGEQDAEVKVDSVDGTAVKVTQNILPCALDVATQTLIKLIFSNDMFKEAMECMNLDVKKMPLGKLSKLQIAKGFEVLEEIEAALNQKSRRPCLEELSSKFFTTIPHNFGRSRPPTIDNNDIVEKKKEMLMVLADIELAQTLKSETEKAQKEMIETVPDPLDQDYNSLKCKLSLMDKSAETFKIIQTYLKQTQGYRKPKIVNVWEVNRQTEGERFQENDALENRRLLWHGTNIAVVAAILKSGLRIMPHSGGRVGRGIYFASENAKSACYVRTSKNTGVMFLSEVALGREHTITRDNCSLKKAPAGFDSVVARGQVEPDPSKDVFVTLEGKEVAVPQGKPIKQDEYSESCFSQSEYLIYKESQCRLRYLLELNM, from the exons ATGCCGCCAAAGAGACGCGCTGCTGCCGCCGTTACAAGAGCGGCCAGCAAGAAGATGAAGAAAGAACCCGAGGCACCGAAGCCTAAAGATGCATTTACATCCGCCAAAGAAGCCCTTCTGGCAGCTGGGCCGCAAATCAAAGGCAAGAAGAAGGTGGACGAACACTGCTCACTGTCAAACAGTGGAGAG GTCCACGAAGACTATGACTGCATGCTCAATCAGACGAATATTGGGTTCAACAATAATAAGTTTTACGTCATTCAAATCATTAAAGCAGCCAACAAGTATTATTCATGGAACAGATGGGGCAGAGTG GGTGAGGTGGGCCAATCCAAACTGAATTCATTTTCCAACGTTGAGAGTGCCGTgaaggactttgaaaaaaagtttaaggACAAGACAAAGAACAACTGGAGTGATCGCATGAATTTCGTGTCTCACTCTGGGAAGTACACCTTGATCGAGGTGGATGGGGAACAGGATGCAGAAGTCAAg GTGGACAGTGTTGATGGAACAGCTGTCAAGGTCACTCAAAACATCCTCCCTTGCGCCCTTGATGTAGCCACGCAGACGCTCATCAAGCTCATTTTCAGCAATGACATGTTCAAGGAGGCGATGGAATGTATGAACTTAG ATGTCAAGAAGATGCCGTTGGGTAAACTCAGTAAGCTTCAAATTGCAAAGGGCTTCGAGGTGCTGGAAGAAATTGAAGCAGCTTTGAATCAAAAGAGCAGACGTccatgtcttgaagaactttccTCCAAGTTCTTTACAACAATCCCACATAACTTTGGTCGCAGCAGACCACCAACCATTGACAACAACGACATTGTGGAAAAGAAGAAAGAGATGCTGATG GTGCTGGCAGATATTGAGCTCGCCCAGACTCTGAAATCAGAAACGGAGAAGGCGCAGAAAGAGATGATTGAGACTGTTCCTGACCCGCTTGACCAGGACTACAATTCACTCAAGTGCAAGCTCTCTCTGATGGATAAAAGCGCAGAAACATTCAAGATAATACAAACGTACCTGAAGCAAACACAGGGCTACCGCAAGCCGAAAATTGTTAACGTATGGGAAGTCAACAGACAGACTGAG GGGGAGAGATTTCAGGAGAACGATGCACTGGAGAACCGTCGTCTGCTGTGGCATGGCACAAACATAGCAGTGGTGGCCGCTATACTTAAGAGCGGCCTGAGGATAATGCCCCATTCAGGAGGTCGTGTTGGTCGGGGGATCTATTTTGCATCTGAAAACGCCAAGTCTGCATGCTATG TGCGCACGTCTAAAAATACTGGCGTGATGTTTTTGAGTGAAGTGGCCCTTGGGAGAGAACATACCATCACCAGAGACAACTGTTCCTTGAAAAAGGCTCCTGCTGGATTTGATTCCGTAGTTGCACGTGGTCAAGTGGAACCAG ATCCCTCTAAAGACGTCTTCGTCACCCTGGAGGGCAAGGAGGTGGCCGTCCCGCAGGGCAAGCCTATAAAGCAGGATGAGTACTCTGAGAGCTGCTTCAGCCAGAGTGAATATCTCATCTACAAAGAGAGTCAATGTCGCCTGCGCTACCTGCTTGAGCTGAATATGTAA